AGCCAGACCGCCACCGATGACGATCAAACTTTGATTTGCCATGAACTTTTCCCCCTAATTACAAGATGCCCGCGAACGTCAAGATAGAACGGATGCCGACAAAAGATAGTGCCAAGAAGACGACGCCTGAGACATAGCTCATGAAGCGCTGTGAACGAGGCGACTGTGTGATCCCCCACGTGATGGCAAACGACCAGAGACCGTTTGCGAAGTGGAACGTAGCCGAGAGGATCCCGACTATGTAGAAGATGAGCATGAGCGGATTGTCGACGATGTTTTGCATCATCTCCGCATTCACTTCAACGCCACGCAACTTCGCCAAGCGCGTTTCCCAAACGTGCCATGCGATGAAGATGACGAGGAAGACGCCCGTGAAGCGTTGGAGCATGTACATCCAGTTACGGGCGTATGAGTAACGGTTCGTGTTAATCGAACCGAGGAACGCGTAATACACGCCATACACTCCGTGGAAGATCATCGGCAAAGCGATGATGGTGACTTCAAGGAAATACAAGTACGGTAAGCTCTCCATAAATTTTGCTGCCTTGTTGAACGACTCCACCCCATCGACGATATAGTAGTTGACCGACAAGTGAACGATCAAAAACAAGCCGATTGGGATGACCCCAAGTAGCGAATGGACTTTACGACTGAAATAGTCACGACGCGCTGCCATTCTAGTTCCCCCTTTTCACGAGCCCTTGGCTCGTTTTGTAAATAAAAGCGTTTTCAAATGTAAATATAGCTTTCTGTCTCCTATTCTACTCTTGTGAAATTTGTATGACAAGACAACCCGACCGATTTGTGCCACATTCTTTTGCAAAATACCCGGTGACCAAAAGGCGAATCGTCGTTATAATGGTATAGAGAGAATGGAGTGATGGAAGAAGATGGAAACGATGAGCCAACCCACTTTCGCGATCGAACTGCTTCGCGATTATGTGTTGACGGATTTGCTCGGGGACGATTACGCCCAAGTCATCTATTGGTCGGGCAAAAGGGTCGCACGCAAGTTCCCGGTCATGACGAATGACGAACTGAGCGCCTTCTTTATGGAGGCTGGCTGGGGGCAATTGACGCTCTTGAAAGAAAAAGGAAATAAGTTCTTGTTCGAACTACTTCCCCCGCCTGCGACCCAAGAAAAGGCAACCGGCTACTTCCAGCTTGAGGCTGGCTTTTTAGCCGAACAAATTGCCGGTCGTTTCCAATGCGTCGCCGAGGGCTACGCCGATGTGGCGCGCCAGGCCGTCCAAATCACCGTCCAACTAGACCGAAAAGATACGTATGAATGACGAAGAGCCGATGCGAACTGACCGCATCGGCTCTTGTTTTATCTTCATTCGTCCGTCTCCTCATGAACGTATTGCAAAACGGTCTCGGCCAACTTCTCGGGCAGGCCTGCTTCCTTCAACTGTTCGAGCGAGGCGAGGCGGATCTGTTTCATCGAACCGAAATGGCGGATCAACTGCTGACGTCGCTTCGGCCCGACGCCCGGGATATCGTCGAGCACCGACTTCGTCATCTTCTTCGTCCGCAAACTGCGGTGGAACGTGATGGCGAAGCGGTGGACCTCGTCTTGCATACGTTGGAGCAAATAGAACGCGCTCGAGCGCGAATTCAGTTCGACGACCCCGCCGCCTTCCCCGAACAAGAGCTGGCTCGTCCGGTGACGGTCATCTTTTTTGAGCGACCCGACCGGCAAGTCGAGCCCGAACTCGTTCTGCAGGACGTCGAGGGCGGCGTTCAATTGCCCGATGCCCCCGTCAATCAACAGCAAGTCCGGTAGACGCTTCTCTTCCGTCAACAGGCGACGGAACCGACGACGGACGACCTCTCGCATCGTCTCGTAGTCGTCCGGTCCTTGGACGGTACGAATCTTGTATTTCCGGTATTCCTTCTTGAGCGGCTTCCCGTCTTCGAAGACGACGAGTGCCGAGACGGCGTCTGCCCCTTGGATGTTCGCGTTGTCGATGATGTCGACGCGTGACAAGTTCGGGATGCCAATCGCCTCACCGAGTTCACGCATGGCGAGGAGCGTCCGCTCTTCGTCGCGGGCGAGCAACTCGAACTTCTCGTTCAAGGCGATGCCCGC
This sequence is a window from Exiguobacterium mexicanum. Protein-coding genes within it:
- a CDS encoding succinate dehydrogenase cytochrome b558 subunit, translating into MAARRDYFSRKVHSLLGVIPIGLFLIVHLSVNYYIVDGVESFNKAAKFMESLPYLYFLEVTIIALPMIFHGVYGVYYAFLGSINTNRYSYARNWMYMLQRFTGVFLVIFIAWHVWETRLAKLRGVEVNAEMMQNIVDNPLMLIFYIVGILSATFHFANGLWSFAITWGITQSPRSQRFMSYVSGVVFLALSFVGIRSILTFAGIL
- a CDS encoding YslB family protein, translated to MSQPTFAIELLRDYVLTDLLGDDYAQVIYWSGKRVARKFPVMTNDELSAFFMEAGWGQLTLLKEKGNKFLFELLPPPATQEKATGYFQLEAGFLAEQIAGRFQCVAEGYADVARQAVQITVQLDRKDTYE